The following proteins come from a genomic window of Candidatus Goldiibacteriota bacterium HGW-Goldbacteria-1:
- a CDS encoding glycosyl hydrolase produces the protein MASEKYLNNNLSFEERADDLISRMTRAEKISQLFHESPAIPRLGIKRYNWWNECLHGVARAGIATVFPQAIALAAMFDKKQMHAIASAISDEARAKYHEALTEDGSGQYFGLTFWSPNINIFRDPRWGRGQETYGECPYLTARLGVQFVRGLQGNDKKYLKTAACAKHFAAHSGPENLRHGFNAAVSLKDLYETYFPAFEALVKEAAVESVMAAYNRLNGEACSAGKILLTDVLRDKWGFKGHVVSDCEAIDDIYKFHKLAENLEQALSMAIENGCDLNCCNEICTSAKQGVIKADAQNMIKEEWINRNLKRLLLTRFKLGMFDAPDLVPFTDISADIIDCKKHRAMALKAAQDSVVLLANNGVLPLNKKKIKTVAVIGPNADDVEVLLGNYSGTPSSPKTALKGFAELKGIKVIYKKGCELTGTDKKGFPEAVKCAEKADAVILCLGLSPKIEGEECDTNGFERSNLGLPGVQQQLIKQIKKTGKPVIVVLLSGGAVSLSPDSADAVLQAWYPGQAGGAAIADIIFGAVSPSGKLPVTVYKNAKQLPAFENYDMKGRTYRYFKGKPLYPFGHGLSYTKFKYSDFKVKRASGNHKVSVTVKNTGRLKGAEVVQVYIAPPGAGKTAPIKQLAGFEKIELTPGQKKTVKFIISSEQMQIINIKGERESAYGDFIIWIGGTQPGFEKMNYCTQVLRKKISLIPPVLGRPTVWSVYILKCADGTLYTGITKDIQHRIKTHNSGKGAQYTRAHRPVKLAHLETGYDVGSAMAREKAIKALTREEKIGLFTK, from the coding sequence ATGGCTTCTGAAAAATACCTGAATAATAATTTATCGTTTGAAGAGCGGGCGGATGATTTAATATCACGCATGACGCGCGCGGAAAAAATATCCCAGCTTTTTCATGAATCGCCGGCTATTCCTCGTTTGGGAATAAAAAGATACAACTGGTGGAATGAATGCCTTCACGGCGTCGCGCGGGCGGGTATTGCCACGGTATTCCCGCAGGCAATAGCGCTGGCTGCCATGTTTGATAAAAAGCAGATGCATGCAATCGCGTCCGCCATTTCTGATGAAGCGCGCGCGAAATATCATGAGGCATTAACCGAAGACGGAAGCGGGCAGTATTTTGGCCTTACCTTCTGGTCGCCCAATATAAATATTTTCCGCGACCCAAGATGGGGGCGCGGGCAGGAAACTTACGGCGAATGCCCGTATTTAACCGCGCGCCTTGGCGTACAGTTTGTGCGCGGGCTTCAGGGGAATGATAAAAAATACTTAAAAACTGCCGCCTGCGCAAAACATTTTGCCGCGCATAGCGGTCCGGAAAATCTGCGGCATGGCTTTAATGCCGCAGTTTCTTTAAAGGATTTATATGAAACTTATTTTCCGGCGTTTGAAGCCCTTGTAAAAGAAGCGGCTGTGGAAAGTGTAATGGCCGCGTATAACAGGTTAAACGGGGAAGCGTGCAGCGCGGGTAAAATATTATTAACTGATGTGCTTCGTGATAAATGGGGGTTTAAAGGGCATGTGGTGTCTGACTGTGAGGCCATAGATGATATTTATAAATTCCATAAACTGGCGGAAAATCTTGAACAGGCGCTGTCAATGGCAATAGAAAACGGCTGCGACTTAAACTGCTGCAATGAAATATGCACGTCCGCGAAACAGGGTGTTATTAAAGCCGACGCGCAGAATATGATAAAAGAGGAATGGATAAACCGTAATTTAAAACGGCTGCTTTTAACCCGCTTTAAACTGGGAATGTTTGACGCGCCTGATCTGGTGCCATTTACAGATATTTCCGCGGATATAATTGACTGCAAAAAACACCGTGCTATGGCATTAAAAGCGGCGCAGGATTCGGTAGTGCTGCTTGCAAATAACGGCGTGCTTCCGCTTAATAAAAAGAAGATAAAAACTGTTGCTGTCATAGGGCCTAACGCGGATGATGTGGAAGTTTTGCTTGGCAATTACAGCGGGACTCCATCATCTCCGAAAACAGCACTTAAAGGTTTTGCGGAACTTAAAGGTATTAAAGTGATTTATAAAAAAGGGTGTGAATTAACCGGAACTGATAAAAAAGGTTTTCCGGAAGCGGTTAAATGCGCTGAAAAAGCAGACGCGGTAATACTGTGCCTTGGGTTATCTCCGAAAATAGAAGGGGAAGAGTGCGATACAAACGGGTTTGAAAGGTCAAATCTTGGGCTTCCCGGCGTTCAGCAGCAGCTTATAAAACAGATTAAAAAAACAGGCAAACCTGTGATTGTTGTACTGCTGTCGGGCGGCGCCGTATCTTTAAGCCCGGACAGCGCGGATGCGGTGCTGCAGGCGTGGTATCCGGGGCAGGCGGGCGGCGCGGCAATAGCGGATATTATTTTTGGCGCGGTAAGCCCGTCGGGTAAACTGCCTGTCACGGTTTATAAAAACGCAAAACAGCTTCCGGCTTTTGAAAACTATGATATGAAAGGCAGAACCTACAGATATTTTAAAGGCAAGCCGTTATACCCGTTTGGACACGGGCTGTCATACACAAAATTTAAATATTCGGATTTTAAAGTTAAGCGGGCATCAGGAAATCACAAGGTTTCGGTAACGGTAAAAAATACCGGCAGGTTAAAAGGCGCGGAAGTTGTACAGGTTTATATCGCGCCGCCCGGTGCCGGTAAAACAGCGCCCATAAAACAGCTTGCGGGGTTTGAAAAAATAGAGCTTACGCCGGGGCAGAAAAAAACAGTAAAATTTATTATCTCTTCTGAACAAATGCAGATAATAAATATAAAAGGGGAAAGGGAATCAGCATACGGGGATTTTATAATATGGATAGGCGGAACTCAGCCGGGCTTTGAAAAGATGAATTACTGCACGCAGGTATTAAGAAAAAAAATCAGCCTGATTCCGCCGGTGTTGGGAAGGCCGACTGTCTGGTCTGTGTATATTCTTAAGTGCGCGGATGGGACGCTTTACACCGGGATTACCAAGGATATTCAGCACAGGATAAAGACGCATAACAGCGGGAAAGGCGCCCAATATACACGGGCTCACCGGCCTGTAAAACTTGCGCATCTGGAAACAGGGTACGACGTGGGTAGTGCTATGGCAAGGGAAAAGGCCATAAAAGCGCTGACAAGAGAAGAAAAAATAGGTCTTTTTACAAAATAA
- a CDS encoding peptide chain release factor-like protein, which translates to MNLTRLEEVNQRLARLGVKEADFTEQFIRSGGHGGQNVNKVETAVRLVYKRESMDIKCMEERSQLLNRVRAREILAERIEKKREDARLSARAQAEKIRKQKAGRPKAIKRRILEDKRKKSRVKKDRKWRPGRDD; encoded by the coding sequence ATGAACTTAACACGTCTTGAAGAGGTAAACCAAAGGCTTGCCAGGCTTGGTGTGAAGGAAGCGGATTTTACGGAGCAGTTTATCCGCTCCGGCGGGCATGGCGGACAGAATGTTAATAAGGTGGAAACAGCAGTGCGGCTTGTTTATAAGCGCGAAAGCATGGATATTAAATGCATGGAAGAACGCTCCCAGCTTTTAAACCGTGTGCGCGCAAGGGAGATTCTTGCGGAGCGCATTGAAAAAAAGCGTGAAGACGCAAGGCTGTCAGCGCGCGCCCAGGCGGAAAAAATCCGCAAGCAAAAAGCAGGCAGACCCAAAGCCATAAAACGCAGGATACTGGAAGATAAGCGCAAAAAAAGCCGGGTAAAAAAAGACCGCAAATGGCGCCCCGGCAGGGATGATTAA
- a CDS encoding DUF86 domain-containing protein, giving the protein MDFETFLRDIKTQHAVIRALEVIGEAVKKLPDEIKLKYPQVKWKEIGGTRDKLIHEYFGVNFKIVWKVRDEELGKILPVIEEIIKGAKE; this is encoded by the coding sequence ATGGACTTTGAAACTTTTTTGCGGGATATAAAAACCCAGCATGCTGTTATCAGGGCGCTTGAAGTGATTGGCGAGGCGGTCAAAAAATTACCGGATGAAATTAAGTTGAAATATCCGCAGGTTAAATGGAAGGAAATAGGCGGTACAAGGGATAAACTTATCCATGAATATTTTGGTGTGAATTTTAAGATAGTATGGAAGGTCAGGGATGAAGAATTGGGAAAGATTCTTCCGGTTATTGAAGAGATAATTAAAGGGGCGAAAGAATAA
- a CDS encoding bifunctional pyr operon transcriptional regulator/uracil phosphoribosyltransferase PyrR produces MHRNFKVKSEVLDREGIDRALTRIAHEILEKNKGAKHLALVGIRKRGDILAERIAKKIESIEKVKVPVGAVDITFYRDDYDIKANVDINATDLNFSVDGLDIVIVDDVLFTGRSTRAAMDVIIENGRPKSIQLAVLVDRGHRELPIQANYVGKNVPTSEKETIILDIETNGEDKVYVAEKPEKGA; encoded by the coding sequence ATGCACAGGAATTTTAAAGTAAAATCTGAAGTTTTGGACCGCGAAGGAATTGACCGCGCGCTTACAAGGATAGCCCACGAGATTCTTGAAAAAAATAAAGGCGCAAAACATCTTGCATTAGTCGGCATCAGAAAACGCGGCGACATTCTTGCGGAGCGCATTGCCAAAAAAATAGAATCCATTGAAAAAGTTAAAGTGCCGGTCGGCGCTGTTGACATCACATTCTACCGCGATGACTATGACATAAAAGCCAACGTTGACATCAACGCCACAGATTTAAATTTCAGCGTGGACGGGCTTGACATTGTAATAGTTGATGATGTTCTGTTCACGGGGCGTTCCACAAGGGCGGCCATGGACGTTATAATAGAAAACGGCAGGCCAAAGTCCATTCAGCTGGCCGTACTGGTTGACCGCGGGCACAGGGAACTTCCAATTCAGGCCAATTACGTGGGCAAGAACGTCCCCACATCCGAAAAAGAAACTATCATACTTGACATTGAAACAAACGGCGAAGACAAGGTTTACGTGGCCGAAAAACCGGAAAAGGGGGCGTAA
- a CDS encoding aspartate carbamoyltransferase: MSFRHLITLQELPKEDIQEILSLAQSFKQVILRPIKKVPTLKGKTIVNMFFEPSTRTRTSFELAAKRLSADVLNIQMSTSSVVKGETLLDTLATIEAMQIDMVVIRHGASGVPLFLTKHIKSSVINAGDGMHEHPTQGLLDMFSIIEKKKKIEGLTVAIVGDIAHSRVARSNIWGLTKMGAKVKVVGPTTLMPKEIEKLGVTVYHDLKEGLKDADVVNILRVQVERQKKNLFPTLREYATMFGINSEKLKYAKPDCLVMHPGPMNRGIEISPNVADGVQSVINEQVTNGVAIRMAVLYLMGGGKKDEAFN, translated from the coding sequence ATGTCTTTCAGACACTTAATAACGCTTCAGGAACTTCCCAAGGAAGATATTCAGGAAATCCTTTCATTAGCGCAGTCGTTCAAGCAGGTAATTTTAAGGCCCATCAAAAAAGTTCCCACTCTTAAAGGCAAGACAATAGTAAACATGTTCTTTGAACCTTCCACCCGCACAAGGACCTCTTTTGAACTTGCGGCAAAACGCTTAAGCGCGGATGTCTTAAACATCCAGATGAGCACCAGCTCCGTAGTCAAGGGCGAAACGCTTCTGGACACGCTTGCGACAATTGAAGCCATGCAGATTGACATGGTGGTAATACGGCACGGCGCGTCAGGTGTGCCGCTTTTTCTTACAAAGCACATCAAGTCCTCCGTTATCAACGCGGGCGACGGTATGCACGAACACCCAACACAGGGGCTGCTTGACATGTTTTCCATAATTGAAAAAAAGAAAAAAATTGAAGGATTAACCGTGGCAATAGTGGGCGACATTGCGCATTCGCGTGTGGCGCGCAGCAATATATGGGGCCTTACAAAAATGGGCGCCAAAGTTAAAGTGGTGGGCCCCACAACCTTAATGCCAAAAGAGATAGAAAAACTTGGCGTGACCGTGTACCACGATTTAAAAGAAGGGCTGAAAGACGCTGATGTGGTGAACATTCTGCGCGTTCAGGTTGAACGCCAGAAGAAAAACCTGTTCCCGACACTCAGGGAGTACGCCACCATGTTTGGAATAAATTCAGAAAAACTTAAATACGCCAAGCCGGACTGCCTTGTAATGCACCCGGGGCCCATGAACAGGGGAATTGAAATATCACCCAATGTGGCGGATGGCGTACAGTCTGTAATAAATGAACAGGTGACAAACGGCGTGGCTATAAGAATGGCAGTTTTATATCTGATGGGCGGAGGTAAAAAAGATGAAGCTTTTAATTAA
- a CDS encoding dihydroorotase produces MKLLIKNGIVVDPANKIEEKLDVFVANGKIFKIGRNISDRDAMIIDAKNCIVTPGFIDMHTHFREPGFEYKETIESGSRAAAKGGFTTVACMPNTSPAIDSQALVEFINLKSKQVGLIDVYAIGTITKGREGKELAPIGELVKAGAVAISDDGSSVMNAEILRRALEYAKMFNIPVIEHCEDPDLAGEGVMNEGYYSTLLGLKGIPKAAEEVIVARDILLARETGGRLHIAHVSTEGSIELIKWAKKQGLNVTAEAAPHHFSLDESTLKEYDTNFKMNPPLRTKEDVKAIRKALKDNVIEVIATDHAPHAEVDKRVEFNTAAYGIVGLETAFPLICEYLIRPGVLSLSQAIAKITVNPAQVLNLKKGTLTMDQNADIVVANVDKEVKVTREFFASRSTNSPFIGKTLHGSVEYVIKKGKIIYQNAQA; encoded by the coding sequence ATGAAGCTTTTAATTAAAAATGGAATAGTGGTTGACCCTGCAAATAAGATAGAGGAAAAACTTGATGTATTTGTGGCCAACGGAAAGATATTTAAAATAGGGCGCAATATTTCGGACCGCGACGCGATGATAATTGACGCGAAAAACTGCATTGTGACGCCGGGCTTTATTGACATGCACACGCACTTCCGCGAGCCGGGTTTTGAATATAAAGAAACAATTGAATCGGGTTCGCGCGCGGCGGCAAAGGGCGGATTTACAACTGTTGCCTGCATGCCCAACACGTCGCCCGCCATTGACAGCCAGGCGCTGGTGGAATTTATTAATTTAAAATCCAAGCAGGTGGGGCTTATTGATGTTTATGCCATTGGCACCATTACAAAAGGAAGGGAAGGAAAAGAACTTGCCCCGATAGGAGAACTTGTAAAAGCAGGCGCGGTTGCAATATCCGATGACGGCAGTTCCGTTATGAACGCGGAAATCTTAAGGCGCGCCCTTGAATACGCGAAGATGTTTAATATTCCCGTAATAGAACACTGCGAAGACCCGGATTTAGCCGGCGAAGGCGTAATGAACGAAGGTTACTATTCAACGCTTCTTGGCTTAAAAGGAATCCCAAAAGCCGCGGAAGAAGTAATTGTGGCGCGCGATATTCTGCTGGCGCGTGAAACGGGCGGAAGGCTTCACATTGCGCACGTATCCACAGAAGGTTCCATAGAGTTAATCAAGTGGGCGAAAAAACAGGGGTTAAATGTTACTGCTGAAGCCGCGCCGCACCACTTCTCGCTTGATGAATCAACGCTGAAAGAGTACGACACAAATTTTAAAATGAACCCGCCTTTGCGCACAAAAGAAGATGTTAAAGCCATAAGAAAAGCGCTGAAAGATAACGTGATAGAAGTGATAGCCACAGACCACGCGCCGCACGCGGAAGTGGACAAACGGGTGGAATTTAACACCGCGGCGTACGGAATAGTGGGGCTGGAAACGGCTTTCCCGCTTATATGCGAATACCTTATAAGGCCCGGTGTTTTATCGCTGTCCCAGGCAATTGCAAAGATAACGGTTAATCCCGCGCAGGTACTTAACCTTAAAAAAGGCACTTTAACAATGGATCAGAACGCGGACATAGTGGTGGCAAACGTGGATAAAGAGGTAAAGGTTACAAGGGAATTCTTTGCGTCCCGCTCCACCAATTCTCCGTTTATCGGAAAGACACTTCATGGCAGCGTGGAATATGTAATTAAAAAAGGCAAAATTATATATCAGAATGCGCAGGCATAA
- a CDS encoding carbamoyl phosphate synthase small subunit — protein MEKAVLMLEDGTCFEGLSCGAAGEAYGEIVFNTSMTGYQEILTDPSYKGQIVTMTYPEIGNYGIVDDDAESTCLQAEGFVVKQMSRIKSNWRAGMTLGAYLKAHGKQAIEGIDTRALTRHIRDFGAMKSVLSTVDFNKASLLKKVKNSPSIVGVDLAKQVTVEKPYKWKGRLKAVGMMLKEDQYVRVGNNKVKLKVVAYDCGMKNNILRILTDLNCEVTVVPIDTKAETVLKMNPDGIFVSNGPGDPSAVPYIVEELKKLLGRKPIFGICFGHQLLAQALGGKTYKLKFGHRGANHPVMDMRTKKIDITVQNHGFAVDIRSLKKLKHKVEVTHINLNDKTIEGIEVKKLKAFSIQHHPEASAGPHDARYIFNHFIDLMIQGKKKTNKK, from the coding sequence ATGGAAAAAGCGGTTTTAATGCTGGAAGACGGCACTTGTTTTGAAGGCTTGTCATGCGGCGCCGCCGGCGAAGCATACGGAGAGATTGTTTTTAATACGTCAATGACCGGGTATCAGGAAATTCTTACAGACCCGTCTTACAAAGGGCAGATAGTTACCATGACTTATCCGGAAATCGGCAATTACGGCATTGTGGATGACGACGCGGAATCGACATGCCTTCAGGCGGAAGGTTTTGTGGTTAAACAGATGAGCAGAATAAAAAGCAACTGGCGCGCCGGAATGACGCTGGGTGCTTATTTAAAAGCGCACGGCAAACAGGCGATAGAGGGAATTGACACAAGGGCGCTTACAAGGCACATAAGGGATTTTGGCGCGATGAAAAGCGTGCTTTCCACGGTTGACTTTAATAAGGCGTCACTGTTAAAAAAAGTAAAAAATTCGCCGTCCATTGTGGGCGTTGATCTGGCAAAGCAGGTAACGGTTGAAAAACCGTATAAATGGAAAGGCAGGCTGAAAGCCGTAGGAATGATGTTAAAGGAAGATCAATACGTAAGGGTGGGAAATAATAAGGTAAAGCTTAAAGTTGTGGCTTATGACTGCGGTATGAAAAATAATATTTTAAGGATACTTACGGATTTAAACTGTGAAGTGACTGTGGTGCCCATTGACACCAAGGCTGAAACTGTATTAAAGATGAACCCTGACGGTATTTTTGTATCCAACGGGCCGGGCGACCCTTCTGCGGTGCCGTACATTGTGGAAGAATTAAAAAAACTTCTTGGCAGGAAACCAATTTTTGGAATCTGCTTTGGCCACCAGCTTTTGGCGCAGGCGCTTGGCGGAAAGACGTACAAACTAAAATTCGGCCACAGGGGAGCCAACCACCCGGTAATGGATATGCGCACAAAAAAGATTGATATAACCGTGCAGAACCACGGGTTTGCGGTGGATATCAGGTCTTTAAAAAAGTTAAAGCATAAAGTGGAAGTAACGCACATAAACCTGAATGACAAAACAATTGAAGGCATTGAAGTTAAAAAGTTAAAGGCGTTTTCCATCCAGCACCATCCGGAAGCGTCTGCCGGCCCGCACGACGCGCGGTATATTTTCAACCATTTTATTGACCTTATGATACAGGGAAAAAAGAAAACAAATAAAAAGTAA